One Gloeothece verrucosa PCC 7822 DNA window includes the following coding sequences:
- a CDS encoding ATP-binding protein: MTNVLQSTTEVFQEVFGVTQSLLLLMNAEKKGKIGYGNHNNPHLNSLLKLSCQLIEKNQSYLLQRKFISWTPTADCPLSLTTLAEQAQVSSLLIIPLYYQQSYLGELCLVHQQDEHQWTEKEFTIIRHLAHQCALSIYYIQQYQHQSLQQQLIKQINEKLNSQQDPEIILKDLLKLVGQSYQVEQVLLLSLEANELKVEQEWTINPTNFSLQSKKIALDEWIALLDNSCKKELDNYSNHWQTMPTVQATFLNLETRSVQPGVLVSVPVHIREKFFGVLVLQSIQTTLSWTREELETLSDIAQQTALAIHHLQYQDQWLTQQIEKLEAQKQQLEFAKKKTSEFLDHTIHELRSPLTGILSFSQILHEQIYGSLNAKQSQYVDVIVSSGQYMLSLVNDFLDLSKISAQREEIVLEAMAVEDVCLAALAMVEVRAVASQLTLKLDIAPDVDFCKADQRRIKQILVNLLTNAIKFTEKGSVTLKVERKQDYLDFSVIDTGIGIKTEDQNKLFQPFQQIKNHLSRKHKGTGLGLALSRQLAQLHGGDITLVSQEGQGSCFTLHLPI, encoded by the coding sequence ATGACTAATGTTCTCCAAAGCACAACTGAAGTTTTTCAGGAAGTTTTTGGTGTAACTCAAAGTCTTCTGCTATTGATGAATGCTGAAAAAAAAGGAAAAATTGGCTATGGTAACCATAATAACCCTCATTTAAACAGTTTATTAAAACTATCTTGTCAGTTGATTGAAAAAAATCAATCATATCTCCTACAACGAAAATTCATTAGCTGGACACCAACAGCCGATTGTCCTTTAAGTCTAACAACCTTAGCTGAACAAGCTCAAGTCTCTTCATTACTGATCATCCCCTTATACTATCAACAGTCTTATTTAGGAGAACTTTGTCTAGTTCATCAACAGGATGAGCATCAATGGACAGAAAAAGAATTTACGATCATTCGACATTTGGCTCATCAATGCGCTTTAAGTATTTATTACATTCAGCAATACCAGCATCAATCATTGCAACAACAGTTAATCAAGCAAATCAATGAAAAACTGAACTCTCAACAAGACCCAGAAATAATTTTAAAAGATCTTCTCAAGCTAGTGGGACAAAGCTATCAGGTAGAGCAAGTTTTATTATTGAGTTTAGAAGCCAATGAGCTTAAAGTAGAGCAAGAGTGGACAATTAACCCGACAAATTTTTCTTTACAGTCGAAAAAAATCGCGCTTGATGAGTGGATAGCGTTATTAGATAATTCTTGTAAAAAAGAGCTAGATAATTATTCTAACCATTGGCAAACTATGCCCACCGTGCAAGCCACATTTCTCAATTTAGAAACCCGATCCGTTCAGCCTGGAGTCTTAGTTAGTGTACCTGTTCACATTCGAGAAAAGTTTTTTGGGGTATTAGTTTTACAATCTATCCAAACAACACTATCATGGACGCGAGAAGAATTAGAAACCCTCAGTGACATTGCTCAACAAACCGCACTCGCTATACATCATCTGCAATATCAAGATCAGTGGCTTACTCAACAAATCGAAAAACTTGAAGCTCAAAAGCAGCAACTAGAATTTGCCAAAAAGAAAACCAGCGAATTTTTAGATCATACTATTCATGAATTGCGAAGTCCCTTGACCGGTATTCTTAGCTTTTCCCAAATTCTGCACGAACAAATCTATGGTTCTCTCAATGCAAAACAGAGTCAATATGTAGATGTGATTGTGTCTTCGGGACAATATATGTTATCTCTGGTCAATGATTTTTTGGACCTTTCTAAAATCTCCGCTCAACGAGAAGAAATTGTTCTAGAGGCCATGGCAGTAGAAGATGTCTGTTTAGCCGCTTTAGCTATGGTAGAAGTCCGGGCAGTTGCATCACAACTAACGCTCAAATTGGATATCGCTCCTGATGTGGATTTCTGCAAAGCGGATCAACGACGAATCAAGCAAATTTTAGTCAATTTACTCACCAATGCGATTAAATTTACTGAAAAAGGTTCAGTTACCCTTAAAGTGGAACGCAAGCAAGATTATCTAGACTTTTCTGTGATTGATACAGGTATTGGCATCAAAACCGAAGATCAAAATAAACTTTTCCAACCTTTTCAACAAATCAAAAATCATCTCAGTCGTAAACATAAAGGAACAGGACTTGGTTTAGCATTATCGCGCCAATTAGCTCAACTTCATGGTGGCGATATTACTCTTGTTTCTCAAGAAGGACAGGGAAGCTGTTTTACTTTACATTTGCCAATTTAG
- a CDS encoding HMA2 domain-containing protein: MQDQIAKLDYQVIHAIAGRIRLKYPRLKIDSGYREQLQQSIKSLNAVRDVRISPATASIIVSYDPHSFNQKTIETELAKCLQQGGNSSVCLACALESPELVETEDKKLETANSLISQSNDSVIEPYSPVIEELEKEVTDVLKTSSGLQIPPECLSNIDQFPINIDQQGEIFEIGIPAFCFLQPLNTELKKIADENEKKSELQIINLDLEPSFQEGGLLINGTAKGKFRQYLFINPFTGKKYYTPWISLTAVGIAALSTSVIDETLKVQLTELKITGQRGKWYKKLVEFGFEHFFKAQLVSKINEFLAEINGAKIQQLFFQIKGDERLRANHQALGLNAEKIDALLSLVQVNARIAPDYLWLSVQL; this comes from the coding sequence ATGCAAGATCAAATCGCCAAACTGGATTATCAAGTTATTCATGCGATTGCAGGACGAATTCGGCTCAAATATCCTCGTTTAAAAATAGATAGCGGCTATAGGGAGCAATTGCAACAGTCAATCAAGTCTCTTAATGCAGTCAGGGATGTACGGATTAGCCCCGCCACTGCTTCGATCATCGTTTCTTATGATCCCCACTCATTCAATCAAAAAACCATTGAAACAGAACTAGCAAAATGCCTTCAACAAGGGGGTAACTCCTCGGTGTGTCTAGCTTGTGCCCTTGAATCTCCCGAACTTGTGGAAACTGAAGACAAAAAGCTAGAAACAGCTAACTCTCTAATTAGTCAATCCAATGATTCAGTCATTGAACCCTACTCGCCTGTAATTGAAGAACTTGAAAAAGAGGTTACTGACGTTTTAAAAACCTCTTCCGGACTGCAAATTCCCCCAGAATGTTTGAGCAATATCGATCAATTTCCCATTAATATTGATCAACAAGGAGAAATATTTGAGATTGGTATTCCCGCCTTTTGCTTTTTACAACCCCTCAATACTGAACTCAAAAAAATTGCCGATGAAAATGAAAAAAAAAGCGAATTACAAATCATCAATCTTGACCTTGAACCCTCATTTCAAGAAGGAGGATTGTTGATTAATGGCACAGCTAAAGGAAAGTTTAGGCAATATCTTTTTATCAATCCCTTCACCGGCAAAAAATATTATACTCCCTGGATTTCACTGACGGCTGTAGGAATAGCCGCACTCTCAACCAGCGTTATTGATGAAACCCTTAAAGTACAACTAACAGAGTTGAAGATTACCGGCCAACGAGGTAAGTGGTATAAAAAATTAGTAGAATTTGGATTTGAACATTTTTTTAAAGCTCAACTCGTCAGCAAAATTAATGAATTTTTAGCAGAAATTAATGGAGCTAAAATTCAGCAACTTTTCTTTCAAATTAAAGGAGATGAAAGACTCCGAGCCAACCATCAAGCACTAGGATTAAATGCCGAAAAAATAGACGCTTTATTATCTTTAGTTCAAGTTAATGCCCGAATAGCACCTGACTATTTATGGTTATCAGTTCAGCTTTAA
- a CDS encoding 2-succinylbenzoate--CoA ligase gives MINVSEEGLLSYLKQRCQQEWLIGYDSHKFYTLTENYYQKFLTEKPANIFLIEEKPLNFLTAFLAAVAAKCPIFLGNPHWQQNECEQILEWVQPALIISSHKDKLTEINSISQCSREKQNPPAAMGFISGQSLQNTIMIPTGGSSGKIRFAIHTWQTLTASVKGFYQYFGVEFINSFCILPLYHVSGLMQFLRSFLTEGHFNIFSYQTLKQQIAELPANRQDYFISLVPTQLQFLLDSNPLWLSQFSTVLLGGAAAWTSLLEKARKFEIRLAPTYGMTETASQVVSLKPEEFLKGNNSSGQVLPHAQVTLSAQKEGTIAIKAESLFLGYYAEASFQDEFFYPDDLGRFDNQNYLYILGRNSQKIITGGENVYPSEVEAALLETGLVKDVAVIGLADPHWGERVTAIYVPLSAEISAETLQNALGKKISKYKIPKQWITVKSLPRNQQGKLNYQQLKKLTAN, from the coding sequence GTGATTAATGTCTCTGAAGAAGGACTTTTAAGTTATCTTAAACAGCGTTGTCAACAAGAGTGGCTCATCGGATATGATAGCCATAAATTTTATACTCTTACCGAAAACTACTATCAAAAATTTTTAACCGAAAAGCCGGCTAATATATTTTTAATTGAGGAAAAGCCTCTAAATTTTCTCACCGCTTTTTTAGCCGCCGTAGCCGCCAAGTGTCCTATTTTTCTGGGCAACCCGCATTGGCAACAAAACGAATGCGAGCAAATTTTAGAATGGGTTCAACCGGCTTTAATCATCTCCAGCCATAAAGATAAATTAACTGAAATAAATTCGATTTCACAGTGTTCTCGGGAAAAGCAAAACCCCCCTGCCGCTATGGGGTTCATCTCAGGACAATCTCTTCAAAATACTATCATGATTCCCACAGGGGGATCATCTGGCAAAATTCGCTTTGCTATTCATACTTGGCAAACTCTCACCGCTTCCGTAAAAGGATTTTATCAGTATTTTGGGGTGGAATTTATTAACTCTTTTTGCATTTTGCCGCTTTATCATGTAAGTGGACTAATGCAGTTCTTACGCTCTTTTTTGACCGAAGGTCACTTCAATATTTTTTCTTATCAAACCCTCAAACAACAGATAGCTGAGTTACCCGCCAATCGCCAAGACTATTTTATTTCATTAGTGCCTACTCAACTCCAATTTTTATTAGACTCTAATCCCCTTTGGTTATCTCAATTTTCTACGGTACTATTGGGAGGGGCGGCGGCTTGGACATCTTTACTGGAAAAAGCCAGAAAATTTGAGATTAGATTAGCACCTACTTACGGAATGACCGAAACAGCCTCACAAGTTGTCAGCCTCAAACCCGAAGAGTTTCTCAAAGGAAATAACAGCAGTGGTCAAGTGTTACCTCATGCCCAGGTGACTTTATCGGCTCAAAAGGAGGGAACAATTGCTATTAAAGCCGAGTCACTTTTTTTAGGATATTATGCTGAAGCATCTTTTCAAGATGAGTTTTTTTATCCTGATGATCTGGGCAGATTTGACAACCAAAACTATTTATATATTTTGGGAAGAAATAGTCAAAAAATCATCACCGGCGGAGAAAATGTTTATCCGTCCGAAGTGGAAGCCGCACTTTTAGAAACTGGGTTAGTCAAAGATGTGGCAGTGATCGGTTTAGCTGATCCTCATTGGGGAGAAAGAGTGACGGCAATTTATGTGCCATTATCAGCCGAAATTTCCGCAGAAACCCTTCAAAATGCTTTGGGAAAAAAAATTAGTAAATATAAAATCCCGAAACAGTGGATCACCGTCAAAAGTTTACCTCGTAATCAGCAGGGAAAATTGAATTACCAACAATTAAAAAAACTTACAGCTAATTAA
- the nblR gene encoding response regulator transcription factor NblR, with translation MSSIITPCILFVQTDETFNQRAILDLKQAGYHPVVVADVKTARSEFEMLQPAMIVLDRKRTGEAGVKFCRQLRKMGSQVLLLMLVDQETVEERIACLEAGADDYLLKSYQSDAFRERVNFYLQPTSTVKEQLRFADVVLDLATRRLLINDKEIDLTMKEFELLKYLMSHPREVLTREQILENVWGFDFSGESNVIEVYVRYLRLKMENEGQKRLIHTVRGVGYVLRET, from the coding sequence ATGTCCTCTATCATAACCCCTTGTATATTATTTGTTCAAACCGACGAAACGTTCAATCAACGGGCTATTCTAGATTTAAAACAAGCTGGTTATCACCCTGTGGTTGTAGCCGATGTTAAAACGGCTCGTTCAGAATTTGAAATGTTGCAGCCAGCAATGATCGTTTTAGATCGCAAACGTACAGGAGAAGCCGGCGTTAAATTCTGTCGTCAGTTGCGTAAAATGGGGAGTCAGGTTTTATTGTTGATGCTGGTGGATCAAGAAACAGTAGAAGAACGCATCGCTTGTTTAGAGGCGGGAGCGGATGATTATTTATTGAAGTCTTATCAATCCGATGCCTTTCGAGAAAGAGTAAACTTCTATTTACAACCCACATCCACTGTTAAAGAGCAACTTCGTTTCGCCGATGTGGTGCTAGATCTGGCTACTCGTCGTCTTTTGATCAATGATAAAGAAATTGATTTGACCATGAAAGAATTTGAATTGCTAAAATATTTGATGTCTCATCCTCGGGAAGTGCTGACGCGAGAACAAATCCTAGAAAATGTCTGGGGTTTTGATTTTAGTGGAGAGTCGAATGTGATTGAAGTCTATGTCCGTTATCTACGGCTGAAAATGGAAAATGAAGGTCAAAAACGTTTAATCCATACGGTTCGAGGTGTTGGCTATGTTTTACGGGAAACCTAA
- a CDS encoding DUF2949 domain-containing protein, whose translation MSNPTYSRFVRFLQDELALSTDSIAIAERSVQQKQGPLPMILWQYGLITLEELNRIYDWLEKI comes from the coding sequence ATGTCCAATCCTACCTATTCTCGATTTGTGCGCTTTTTACAAGATGAATTAGCTTTATCGACTGATTCAATCGCCATCGCCGAACGCTCTGTTCAACAAAAGCAAGGCCCATTACCGATGATTCTCTGGCAGTATGGTCTAATTACCCTGGAAGAATTAAATAGAATTTACGACTGGTTAGAGAAAATTTAA